CGACGACGAACACCGCCCGCGGCATCGCCCAGGGCGAGAACGCGATCTGGTTCGGCGGCGGCCTGACCCACATGGGCGTGAACGGCGCGAACGTCGACTCGATCGATGACGCGACGTTCGCCGCGACCCGGTATCTCGCGACCGGGCTGACCTCGACGGGCAGCAAGAGCACCCCGACGCTGAAGGCCGACCTGTTCGGCGACTGGCGCGAGGAGCTCGTGCTGCGGGCATCCGGGAACAGGCTGGCCATCGTCACCACCCTCGCACCCACCGAGTACGGCATCCGCACGCTGATGCACGACCCGATGTACCGCGCGGGCGTTGCCAACAAGAACACCGGATACGACCAGATCGGCTTCGCCAGCTTCTACCTCGGCGACGAGGCGGCACTGCCCACGCAGCGCGCGGACATCGTCGTTCCTCCGGCAGCTGTCGGCGTTCCGGTGGACTGGAAGCTCGAGGCCTCGGTCGAGAAGCTGAAGGGCAGCCAGAACGAGCTGACGATCACGGTCACGGAGATCGATCGAGACGGCACTGAGACGCCGATCGTCGCCACGGTCCGGATCGAGAACAACGCCGCTGGCACCTACGAGGTCGGAACGTACCAGGTGTACGTCGACACGAAGGGCGATACGCAGGTGCGGGAGATCCGCTTCGCGGACTGACGCACGTCCTGCACGCATGGGCGGTCCCTTCGAGAAGGGGGCCGCCCATCCGCGTGCAGGTGCACCAGCCGTCGACGGCCGGCGCCCCGGTGCTCAGCCCTGGCCGAGCGACCCGCTGCGCGCCCGGGCCACCACGATCCCGCGCTGCGACGTCGGGAAGCGCTCCAGCATGGCACGCAGCTCGCGGGAATCGACGTCGGCGCCGAACGCCTCCGCACCCGGCTCGAGCATGATCCCGGAGGCCAGGTCTCCGGCGACCACCGGATCGAACCCCAGATCGTCGACCAGCCGCGCGACCAGCGCCACATCGCCGTCGCCGTCGCCCGCGATGGCGATCGCCTTGCGCTCCGCGGCACCCGAGGGTCGCGCCTCGTCCTCGAGATCCTGATAGCCCATGTGTCCCAGGGCCTTGACCACTCGTGCGCCCGCAAGGAAGGCCTGCACGAGTTCGCTGGTCGAGGTGCGGGGGTCGGTCAGGTCGGGGCGGATGCCGTCGGCGCCCCACCAGTAGTTCATGGCGTCGATCACCAGCATCCCGCGCAGGCGCTCCGCCGGCAGTGTCCGGTAGCGTCCGAGCGGCAGCGCCAGCAGCACGGCATCCGCCCCGTCGATGACGGACCCCACGGATCCCGCCGACGCGCCGATCGCGGCCATGGCCCGGGCGATCGGTTCGGGCGCCCCGGAGCGGGCGACGCGCACTCGGTGTCCCGCGGCGACCGCGAGCGAGGCGATCACGGTTCCCAGCCGTCCTGCGCCGATGATGCCGAGCGTGCGGATGCGGGCGTCCATATCGCCATGCTACGGCTCGACGCGACACCGGGCTCGTCCGGGATCCCGGGCCCGACGCGCTACCGTGGAAGGAGATCTTCACTCAGCAGACGCGGTCGACGCCGACCGCCTGCTCCCGAAACCGAGGAAGCAGGCCATGCCGTCTCCCCTTCATCGTGTGCTCGCCGCGTGGGCGGTGCACGCCTTCACCCTCACCGGTGCCATCTGGGCCACCCTGGCCCTGCTCGCCCTCGTCGACGATCGTCCCAAGCTCATGTGGCTCTACCTCGGCATCGCGCTGGTCGTCGATGGCGTCGACGGCACTCTGGCGCGGAGGGCAGAGGTGCGCCGGTTCGCGCCGCACTTCGACGGCGTCATCCTCGACTCGATCATCGACTACCTCACCTGGACCTTCATCCCCGCCCTCTTCCTGTACCGGGCGGGCCTGCTCGGCGAGGGCGCCCTCGGCATCGCACTGCTGCTGCTCATCAACGTGTCGTCGATGTTCTGCTACGCCAACACGAGGATGAAGACAGGTGACAACTACTTCCTCGGGTTCCCCGCGGCGTGGAACATCGTCGCGCTGGCACTCTGGATCCTCGACGGGGGCATCGCGGTCAACGCGGTCGTCGTCCTCGTGCTCTCGCTGCTGACCTGGGCACCGATCGCCTTCGTGCATCCGCTGCGGGTCACCCGCCTGCGCATCGTCACGATCATCGCCACGGCGGCATGGATTCTGGCATCCGCGGCGCTCGTGGTGTCGCATCCGGTCGTCGACGCCCGGATCGCCGCGGTGTGGGCTGTGTCCGGCGCCTGGGTGATCCTGGTCGGGCTGATCCGCACGGTGGGCGCAAGCGCCACGAACCGGCGCGCGAAGGTTCGCGCCGCGCAGGTCGAACCGGATCCCGAACCGCTGCGCGCCCGCCGGTCGTAGTCGGCTCGCGGTCGCACAGCCTCAGACGGTGACGAGGCGTGCGGCGGGCGCCATCGCGTCCGCATACCGGCGGCGCAGGCCCTGTTCCTGCAGGTACTTCACGACCTCGATGAGGATGCTGGCCGCGGTCAGCGCGGCGATCACGATGACGACGTAGAGCGGATAGTCCCGCCCGTGCATCCAGAAGTACACGTACGGGGCGGCGAACGTGGTGACAGTGGTGAGCGTCGCCAGCATCCGGATGCCGCGCCGCGGCGCGAACAGCATCGCCAGCACGCCCCAGGTGTACGGCACCGCGGTGACCACATCGATGAGCCACAGCATGAGCAGACTGCCGTGGAACTGGGGGATCAGCGCGACGGGCAGGGCGCGCAGCGCCGAATAGATTCCGACGGCCAGGTAGACCGGCACCCGCGGATCGCCGACCAGGCGCCGCAGGGGATGCGCGCGCCGCACATCGAGCGTCGCGGGCAGGAGTGCCAGTGCCCGGCCGTCCATGTGCCGCGTCGGCATGCCGGTGAGAGCGAGGGAGGTGCGCTCGGGGTCGGATGCCAGACAGTGCTGCAGCAGGGCGGTGACGGCGATCCCGTGCAGCGATCCGGCATCGGGTGCGGTGCCGTCATCGAGGCGGCGGACGATCCCGGGCAGGGCATCGGTCAGCTCGGCCTCAGCCGGCGAGGAGGACTCGACGAACAGCATCCGCACGCCCTGCTCCACGGCATCCCGCAGCACGACGAGCCGCTCCGTCGGGTCGAGCAGCTGCTCGGAATCGATGATCCGGGTGCTGCGCGGCCCGAGTTCGGCGAGGCGTCGCACCCCGGCGACCTCGCAGACCGCATCCGGATCGAGGGTCCGCGCGGCCAGCCGCGCGTCTGCCGCCAGAGCCTCCGGCGAGACCAGCAGCGTTCGCTGCAATCGCCGGATCCACCCGTTCCCCATGGTCGAAGCCTACCGACGGCGCGCTGAACGCCCGCCGGATGGGGAGGCCGCGCCGGAGCGCCAGCAGCGCGATGTCTGACGGAGTCGGCATCATGCGCTGACGTCGGAGACGATGCAACCCCATCGTCGTACCGCTCGTCGCACGGTACGACGGAGAGAGGATCCATACCGGAGGAGTGGTCGATGTCGGATGCGGAGCGCCCTGGTGCGCAGGAGTGGGTCCCGGACGGCGGCGGTGTGCGGGCGCTGCGCCGCGCGGCCGAGGACTGCCGGGGCTGCGAGCTGTGGCGGGATGCGACCCAGGTCGTGTTCTCGCAGGGCCCGTCCTCGGCGCGGATGATGCTGGTGGGCGAGCAGCCGGGCGACAGGGAGGACCTCGAGGGCGAGCCGTTCGTCGGGCCGGCGGGGCGGATGCTGTCGGAGGCACTCGACGCCGCCGACATCGACCGCGATGACGTCTATCTCACCAACGCCGTCAAGCACTTCCGCTTCGAGCGGCGCGGCAAGCGGCGGATACACGAGAAGCCAGGCGTGGCCCACATCGAGGCATGCAGTCCGTGGCTGGACGCCGAACTCTTCACCGTGCGTCCGAAGGTGGTCGTCGCTCTGGGCGCGACAGCGGCGCGCGCACTGCTGCACCGCACCGTGCGCATCGGCGAGATCCGCGGCACCGTGATCGAGGCCGCCGACAGTCGCGGCATCCCGCTGGTGGTGACGGTGCATCCGTCGAGCCTGTTGCGGCTGCGGGATCGCGCGGAGCGGGAGGCCGCCTTCCGCGCGTTCGTCGACGATCTGGAACGCGCCGTCGAGGTCGCCGGCTGAGGGGCGATGCCGCCCGGCCCGGGCTCAGGCGGCCGGGCCCGGCTCAGGTCGCGGTGAGCGCGCGGCCGGCGTGCACGAGTGCCGCCAGCGCGTCCCTGACTCGGCAGCGCGCGTCGTAGCTGTCGCCGGGCAGAGCGCGGAGTGCGGCGATGTCCTCGGCTGCGAGCCCGTCGCGCGACGCTTCACGGACGAGGTCGTCCTTCGTCGCGGGGTACTCCATATCGGTAATGAAGCGTTCGAGAGCGGAGACTGCGGTCGTCTTCATGTCATTCCTTCCGACGGGGCGGAGGACGGTGGGGCGCTCGGGGCGCCCCACCGTCGGTCACGCGACGATCGACTCCCGGTGCTCGGCGGACTCCACCGCGATCTTGCGCGGCTTCGCGCGCTCGCTCACCGGGATGACCACCGACAGCACGCCGTTCTCGTAGGACGCGCTGATGGCGTCGAGGTCGACGCCGTCGCCGAGCGTGAACTGCCGCAGGAAGGAGCCCGTGCCGCGCTCGCGCGTCAGCCAGCGCGCGCCGTCGCCGGTGTCTGCGGTGCGCTGAGCGCGAAGAGTCAGCTGACTGCCGTCCACGTCGACGTCGATCGATCCGGGGTCCACACCGGGCAGATCGGCATGCAGCACATAGCGCTCTCCATCACGGAAGAGGTCGACCGGCATGAGGCGGGGAGACCGAACGGAATCCAGCACGCTCGCAGCAAAACGATCAAGCTGGCTGATCGGATCGAATGTCATTCCCATGGTGTGCTCCTCTCGTTCGGCCCGAAGAACGGGCTCAGATGTAAGATGCAGGTTATCTGCATCGGTTGGTGTAGATTTGTTATAGATCAAATTGTGGATCTTTGCAACCCGCTGTCACGAGAGGTCTCAGACGTGGTAGAACCCGACAACCGGACTCCGCTCTACGGAATCGCCGTCGCAGCCCAGCTGGTCGACATGCCCGAGGCGACGCTGCGTCTCTTCGAACGCCGCGGCCTGCTCAGTCCGTCCCGCAGTGAGGGAGGAACCCGGCGGTACAGCGAAGGCGACATCCAGCGACTGCGCCGCGTCGGCCGGTTGCGGGACGAGGGAATGAACCTCGCAGGAATCGGCCGCCTGCTCGAGCTGGAGGACGAGAACGCCGGGTTGCGTGTGGAGCTCGCGGCCGAGCGACGAGGACCGGAGTCCTGAACGACACCGCCTCGATCAGTGCTCGCGGAGCATCTTGATCAGCTCATCCTTCTTCTTGTCGGAGTAGCCCTCGATGCCGAGCTCTTTCGCACGATCGCGCAGTTCGTCGACCGTGCGGTCCTCGTAGTCCTCGGCTTCGCCACCGCGGTGGCCGACCGCCGAACGACCGTCGCGGGCGGCCGCGTTGGAGATGCGGGCTGCCTTCTCCTTCGAGTTGCCCTCGTCGCGGAGCTTCTCGTAGAGCTCCTCGTCCTTGAGTTCCGGCTGGTCGGGCATGATTGCCTCCTCGAGTCATCGGATGCCGCGGTCTGCGGCGATCGTGAAGCTACCCGCGATCGCGCTGCACACCAACACCCTTGACACCCGCAATGGGGCGACCTAGCCGCAGCTCAGGCCCAGGAAGCCTCTGAGACGTGCGGCGGATGCACCCCGGCGTCGTATACGCGGACCCATTCCACGTCGACGGCCAACACGGCGAAACCCTCGTCGAGAGCGCGAGAGCCGGGGAAGCGGTCGCTGTACGACTCGCCCAGTCGCCACCGCTCCTCATCGCGGGTGATGCGGGCGCGTCCCTCCAGCTGCACGGTGACGTCCGCCCCCGTGACGGCGACGGCGATGCGCGGCCGCTGCCCGATGTTGGACACCTTGCGCGAGCCTGAAGTCGCATCGAACACCAGGACCCCGTCGTCGGTCGCGGTCAGGCCCACGAAGGCGGCCTGCGGCTCGCCATCGGGTCCCACCGTGGCGACCACCCCGTCGCCGCAGGTGCGGACGAAGTGCGCGACGGCGGACCGGTCTGCGGCATCGATGCTCATGATCCGACGTTACGCGCGTCGCTGGGCGATCGCGAGAGTGGAATCATCCCGCCGGACGGGCCCGCTCCCAGCCGGCGACGTCGCCTGGCACCACGCGGAAGAGCGGATGCGGCGCGGGTTCGGCGACGCGCCAGCGCTCGGCATCCGACGGACTGCGCGCCTGCAGCTTGACGCCCAGATGAGTCCACTCGAGCGCCATCTGGCCGACCGTGACGGTCATGCTCGCGGCGGGAGCAGCGGGTGACAGGATGCGCGAGCGGTCGAAGCGGTAGCCGCGGGTGTCGGCCTCGTCCGCGACGCCGACGAGGTACGCGCCGACCGCCGCGAGCGGATCGGGCTGGGCGCGGAACCGCTCCAGCTGCGGATGCTGCCGGTAGCCGCGCGTGCGCCCGGCCAGCACCGCCTGCGCCAGCAGGGCCTCCCGCCAGCAGGCGACCAGAGCCGCGCGATCCAGGTGCTGCGGATGCAGCGACCAGATCCTCACGCCTGTCGACCCTCGACGGGCTCGGGTTCGGTCTCGGACGCAGCCGCCTCGTCGACCTCGCGACGGCCAAGACTCGGACGACTGAGGCGCGAGGGCCACCAGATGGCGCGACCGATGTCGTGGCTCAATGCCGGCACGAGCAGCGAGCGCACCACGAACGTGTCCAGCAGCACGCCGAAGGCGACGATGAAGGCGATCTGCACCAGGAACAGGATGGGGATCACCGACAGCGCGGCGAACGTCGCGGCCAGCACGAGCCCGGCCGAGGTGATGACCCCGCCCGTCACGGCGAGTCCGCGCAGAATGCCCTCGCGCGTGCCGTGCCGCTTCGACTCCTCGCGCACCCGTGTCATCAGGAAGATGTTGTAGTCGATGCCCAGCGCGACGAGGAACACGAAGCCGAACAGCGGCACGGCAGGATCCGCACCCGGGAACCGGAAGACGCCGTTGAACACCAGCGCCGCGACTCCCAGTGCGGAGCCGAACGACAGCACTGTGGTGAGGATGAGCAGCACCGGTGCGAGAACCGCTCGCAGCAGCAGCATGAGGATCACGAAGATCACCACGAGGATGACCGGGATGATGAGGTTCCGGTCGTGGATCGAGGCCGTGTTGGTGTCGATCGACGTTGCCGTGACACCGCCGACGAGCGCATCCATGTCCTCCAGTTCGCCGCGCAGAGTGTTCACCGTGCTCTCCGCGTCGGCGGAGTCGGCGGCTGAGGCGAGCGTGCCCTGCAGCAGGACGCGTCCGTCGACGACCGTCGGCTCGGGCGCGGGGGTTCCGGGAGGACCGAACGCCTTGACGCCGTCCTCGTCGATGGGCGCGGTGCCCGATGCGGAGTCGGATGCCGTCACCGAGACCGCATCGATGCCGTCGTCGCCGAGCAGCACGTTCGCGGCATCCTGCATCCGCGACTCGTCCACCAGCACGTAGACCGGGCTGCCGGAACCACCCGGGAAGTGGTCGCCGAGCACGGCCTGACCGTCCCGCGCCTCGGACTGGCCGAGCACCAGATCGGACTGCGGGATGCCGCTGGCCTGCAGCTGCACGACACCCGCGGCGGCGATCGCCAGCACCACCGTGGTGGAGATCCAGATCATTCGAGGACGACGGCGCACCAGGCGGGCCAGTCGCGGCCAGGCGCCCCGTCCGTCGAGCGGGTTCTCATCGGCGGCGTGCGCGGGTTCGAACGTCGGGCGGCGCGGCCAGAACACGGCGCGTCCGAAGAGGCCCAGCAATGCCGGGAGCAGTGTGAGCGCGGAGAGCATGGCGAA
Above is a genomic segment from Microbacterium sp. W4I4 containing:
- a CDS encoding NADPH-dependent F420 reductase — translated: MDARIRTLGIIGAGRLGTVIASLAVAAGHRVRVARSGAPEPIARAMAAIGASAGSVGSVIDGADAVLLALPLGRYRTLPAERLRGMLVIDAMNYWWGADGIRPDLTDPRTSTSELVQAFLAGARVVKALGHMGYQDLEDEARPSGAAERKAIAIAGDGDGDVALVARLVDDLGFDPVVAGDLASGIMLEPGAEAFGADVDSRELRAMLERFPTSQRGIVVARARSGSLGQG
- a CDS encoding phosphatidylcholine/phosphatidylserine synthase encodes the protein MPSPLHRVLAAWAVHAFTLTGAIWATLALLALVDDRPKLMWLYLGIALVVDGVDGTLARRAEVRRFAPHFDGVILDSIIDYLTWTFIPALFLYRAGLLGEGALGIALLLLINVSSMFCYANTRMKTGDNYFLGFPAAWNIVALALWILDGGIAVNAVVVLVLSLLTWAPIAFVHPLRVTRLRIVTIIATAAWILASAALVVSHPVVDARIAAVWAVSGAWVILVGLIRTVGASATNRRAKVRAAQVEPDPEPLRARRS
- a CDS encoding UdgX family uracil-DNA binding protein (This protein belongs to the uracil DNA glycosylase superfamily, members of which act in excision repair of DNA. However, it belongs more specifically to UdgX branch, whose founding member was found to bind uracil in DNA (where it does not belong), without cleaving it, appears to promote DNA repair by a pathway involving RecA, rather than base excision.) — its product is MSDAERPGAQEWVPDGGGVRALRRAAEDCRGCELWRDATQVVFSQGPSSARMMLVGEQPGDREDLEGEPFVGPAGRMLSEALDAADIDRDDVYLTNAVKHFRFERRGKRRIHEKPGVAHIEACSPWLDAELFTVRPKVVVALGATAARALLHRTVRIGEIRGTVIEAADSRGIPLVVTVHPSSLLRLRDRAEREAAFRAFVDDLERAVEVAG
- a CDS encoding DUF2795 domain-containing protein, which encodes MKTTAVSALERFITDMEYPATKDDLVREASRDGLAAEDIAALRALPGDSYDARCRVRDALAALVHAGRALTAT
- a CDS encoding Hsp20/alpha crystallin family protein, whose protein sequence is MGMTFDPISQLDRFAASVLDSVRSPRLMPVDLFRDGERYVLHADLPGVDPGSIDVDVDGSQLTLRAQRTADTGDGARWLTRERGTGSFLRQFTLGDGVDLDAISASYENGVLSVVIPVSERAKPRKIAVESAEHRESIVA
- a CDS encoding MerR family transcriptional regulator; protein product: MVEPDNRTPLYGIAVAAQLVDMPEATLRLFERRGLLSPSRSEGGTRRYSEGDIQRLRRVGRLRDEGMNLAGIGRLLELEDENAGLRVELAAERRGPES
- a CDS encoding Rho termination factor N-terminal domain-containing protein — its product is MPDQPELKDEELYEKLRDEGNSKEKAARISNAAARDGRSAVGHRGGEAEDYEDRTVDELRDRAKELGIEGYSDKKKDELIKMLREH
- a CDS encoding pyridoxamine 5'-phosphate oxidase family protein is translated as MSIDAADRSAVAHFVRTCGDGVVATVGPDGEPQAAFVGLTATDDGVLVFDATSGSRKVSNIGQRPRIAVAVTGADVTVQLEGRARITRDEERWRLGESYSDRFPGSRALDEGFAVLAVDVEWVRVYDAGVHPPHVSEASWA
- a CDS encoding pyrimidine dimer DNA glycosylase/endonuclease V codes for the protein MRIWSLHPQHLDRAALVACWREALLAQAVLAGRTRGYRQHPQLERFRAQPDPLAAVGAYLVGVADEADTRGYRFDRSRILSPAAPAASMTVTVGQMALEWTHLGVKLQARSPSDAERWRVAEPAPHPLFRVVPGDVAGWERARPAG
- a CDS encoding efflux RND transporter permease subunit gives rise to the protein MSRRTENTRRTWPRTLLSVLLILLWLAGAGLGGPLFGKIDEVSSNDRTAYLPDSAQATEVQKALGDFLGADSLPAVVVFESDATIDDALKEKLSTALDDAVTAEGVKDDTSPVIVSEDGLAAQAFVPIDADADVGEVSSALSSDLRDAVPDGVTVHITGPAGFTADLIAGFAGIDGILLLVALLAVLVILVIVYRSLLLPVVVLSTSLFALCVALLVVWWAAKLDILLLSGQTQGILFILVIGAATDYSLLLVARYREELRLTEDRWTAIRAAWKGSFEPILASGGTVIAGLLCLLLSDLKSNSTLGPVAAIGIVFAMLSALTLLPALLGLFGRAVFWPRRPTFEPAHAADENPLDGRGAWPRLARLVRRRPRMIWISTTVVLAIAAAGVVQLQASGIPQSDLVLGQSEARDGQAVLGDHFPGGSGSPVYVLVDESRMQDAANVLLGDDGIDAVSVTASDSASGTAPIDEDGVKAFGPPGTPAPEPTVVDGRVLLQGTLASAADSADAESTVNTLRGELEDMDALVGGVTATSIDTNTASIHDRNLIIPVILVVIFVILMLLLRAVLAPVLLILTTVLSFGSALGVAALVFNGVFRFPGADPAVPLFGFVFLVALGIDYNIFLMTRVREESKRHGTREGILRGLAVTGGVITSAGLVLAATFAALSVIPILFLVQIAFIVAFGVLLDTFVVRSLLVPALSHDIGRAIWWPSRLSRPSLGRREVDEAAASETEPEPVEGRQA